The genomic DNA AGGAAATTATAATATAAAATTAGAAAAGATGAAGATTGTAGATGATGAAATTGGTGATTTAGCACAGACATTTGAACACATGGCACATGAGATTGACAAAAGTGAAAAATTAAAAGAGGAATTTATATCATCTGTATCTCATGAACTAAGGACTCCTCTTACATCTATAAAGGGGTGGAGTGAAACCTTAGGTTATGAAAGTATAACAAGAGAAGAACTAGACTTAGGTTTAGGCATTATACAAGATGAAACAGAAAGACTTATAAAACTAGTTGAAGAATTATTAGACTTTTCAAGGCTTTCTTCAGACAGGATAAAACTTCATGTTGATATAGTTGATGTTGAAGGTTTAATTGTAGGTGTTGTAAATCAACTTAAAGTTAAAGCAGCTGAAAAAGATATATCACTTTTATTTGAATTTGAAAATGAATTTATAGAGAACATTCAAGGAGATAAAAATAGATTAAGACAGGTTCTCATAAATTTAATACAAAATTCATTTAAATTTACGAGTCAAGGTGGTTACATAAAAGTTGTAGCTTCTCAAGATGAAGAGATAACAACCATATCAGTAGAGGATAATGGTTCAGGTATAGAAAAGCAAAATTTAAATAAAGTGTTAGATAAATTTTTCCAAGAAGATTATAATAAGGCTGGTAGTGGATTAGGACTAGCAATTAGTAATGAAATTGTAAAACTTCATGGTGGAAGAATGAAAATAGAAAGTGAAAAGAATGTTGGAACAAAAATAACTTTTAATATAAAAAATAAATTTGCTAAACAAGCATAAATTCTTAGAAAGAGGATTAAGATGAGAAACATAAAAATGATAGTAGCATACGATGGTTCAAGATATAAAGGATATCAAAAATTAGGTGACAATAATATGACTATTCAAGAAAAACTTGAAAATGTTTTAAGTAAAATGACTAATGAAACAGTGGAGATAATAGGTTCTGGAAGAACTGATATGGGAGCTCATGCAAGAGGACAAGTGGTAAATTTTAGAACTAATTGTATGGATTCTTTGGATAAAATTCAAAAATATTTATATCAATATTTACCAGAAGATATAGTTGTAAAAACTGTTGAAGAAGTTGATGAAAGATTTCATTCAAGATACAATGTAAAGTCAAAGACTTATATGTATAAAATTGACAATAATAAGTATCATAATCCTTTTATAAGAAAATATGCTACTCATGTAAGTAAAAAATTAGATTTAGATAGAATGAGAAAAGCAAGTGAGTATTTAGTAGGAGAACATGATTTTACTAGTTTTGCTTCTTCTAAATCTAAGAAAAAATCAAATGTAAGAGAAATTTATTCTATAAATATAAAAGAAGATGATAATGTTATAGAAATATATGTAGAAGGAAATGGATTTTTGTATAACATGGTAAGGATAATAGTAGGTGCTTTGATAGATGTTGGTCTAAAAAGAAGAGCTCCACAAGATATTAAGTATATGCTTGAATCAAAAGATAGATGTCAATCATCAGATACTGCACCAGCTAAAGGACTATGTCTTTGGAAAGTAACATATTAATCAATTATATAAAACTCTCTTTAAAATAAAAATAAAATAAATTATATAGTTGACATAAATGGAAAAATAAACTATTATATATTTTATAAGAGAGATATAAAACTTTATATTTAAATCCTGTGAGAAAGAGAGTAACTTCTATGTGTTTTATAGAGAGCTGAGGATGGTGGAAGCTTGGCAAATAAGTATTAGTGAAAAGAACTTTGGAGGATACTAATTGAATTTAGTATGTTAGTAGGTAATCTCGCCTTAAGAGAAAGAGTGGATAAGTTTATCTTATCAATTAGAGTGGTAACGCGGATATATTTCGTCTCTTGGTTTTTCCAAGAGGCGTTTTTTAATATATTTAATTATTAGTGTTTATCTGGTATGTTGAACATTTACTAATTGATTAGCTAAGTTTATCAATAAGAGTGGTACCGCGGATATTTCGCCTCTTAGTATTTTAAAATACTAAGGGGTTTTTTTAGTATTAAAATGATTTTATGTGAGTCTAAATTCTCAGAGTCATTCAATATTAAGAATTTCTATAAAATAAAAATTATAATTTAAGATTGGGAGGAATTAAAAATGAAGGAAAAAGTAGTATTAGCATATTCAGGAGGACTTGACACATCAATCATAATACCTTGGTTAAAGGAAAATTATGAAGATATAGATGTTATAGCTGTTTGTGGAAATGTAGGTCAGGAAGATAAAATGGAAGATGTATATGAAAAAGCTTTACAAAGTGGAGCATCAAAGGCATATGTGGATGATATAAGTGAAGAATTTGTAACTGAAACTATATTTAAAGCCGTAAAAGCAGAGGCTAAATATGAAGGAAAATACTTATTAGGAACTTCTTTAGCAAGACCTATAATAGCTAAAAAATTAGTTGAAGTTGCTCATAAAGAAGGTGCAAAATATATATGCCATGGATGTACAGGAAAAGGTAATGACCAAGTTAGATTTGAAGCTACAATTGCAGCTCTTGACCCGACTATAAAAGTTATTGCACCTTGGAGAATTTGGAATATAAAATCAAGAGAAGATGCTATAGACTATGCTGAAAAACATAATATAAAGGTAACAGCAACTAAAGCTAAAATATATTCAGTAGATGCTAACCTTTGGCATGTTTCAACAGAAGGTGGAGATATAGAGCACCTAGAAAATGAACATAAAAAAGATGTTTATAAACAATGTGTAGACCCAGAAGATGCATGTGATGTAGCTGAATATGTAGAAGTTTACTTTGAAAAAGGTGTACCTAAAAAGGTAAATGGCGAAGAATTATCTCCAGTTGCACTGATTCATAAGTTAAATGAGTTGGGTTGTAAACATGGAATTGGTGTTATAGATATAGTTGAGAATAGACTTGTTGGTATGAAATCAAGAGGTATATATGAGACTCCAGGAGGAACAATCCTTTATGAAGCACATAATATTTTAGAAAGTGCTACTTTAGACAAAGATACATTACATTTCAAACAAATGGTATCTTATAAATACGGAGAACTTATTTACAATGGACTATGGTATTGTAAATTAAGAGAATCTATAGATGCATTTATGGAACAAACTCAAGATAATGTTACAGGAACAGTAAAAGTTAAACTTTACAAAGGAAATATAAAACCTGCTGGAATATTTACTGAAAATGCTCTTTATGATGAAGGAATATCTTCTTTTGGAAATAGTGAACTTTATGACCACAAAGATGCAGAAGGATTTATTAATTTATTCACTTTACCATTAAAAATCAGAGCTATGAAAGCTGGAAAATAATAAAATAAATTATTTAAGAGTGTATAAAAACTATTTTTAGGTTTTTATATGCTCTTTTTTTATTTGAATTTATTAAATTATACAGTAAATAGTATAAAAAAATATATTATAGTTCCAAATGGCTTAATAATGTGAAAATATAAGACCTAAAATATAAATTTTATAAATACAATAGTTATTGACTCTCTCATTGTAAGAGGGTTTATACTGAATCTAATGAAAATTTATAGTGAGGAGATAGATTATATGAGAAAAATAATTGAAATTAAACATCATTCACATGATTATGAGTGTATGTGGAATGGTATAGAAGATTTATATATAAATAAAACCGGTGAATGCCTTCCAAACGATTTTTTCTTTTTACTGTCAGGTTTTGGTTCATTTTGTTATATGAAAACAAATAAAGCTGATTTGAAAAGAATGGTAGCTTTGGGAGATGGAAGGACAAAACAGATGTATAAATTTTTAGCACCAATTGTTGGATTTGAATACAAACATCATGAGTTTAAAAAGTATGAGCAAGCATTAAAGAAAGCAAAATCTGAAATTGATGATGGATATCCAGTTATTTTAGGAGCTTTAGATATGTATTATCTACCATATTATAAGAAGCTATATCATAAAGAACACATTCCTTTTCATTATATATTAATGGTAGGATATGATGATGAAGGAATATATCTGTATGATTGTGGTAGAACAGAATTATTACATCTTTCTTATGATAAATTACGTGAAAGCATGAATTGAAATTCCCCTGGATTAAGCAAAGAAAATACTATTTGCACAATAAGAATGAATACTTCAAAGAATAAATATAACATTGCTAGAGAAGCTATTGCTATAAAGCGTGATATGTTTTTAAATCCACCTAAAGGATTTTTGGGATATAAAGGTTTTGAAAAGTTTATTAAAGAGTTGCCACAGTGGAACACTGAATTGGATAAAGATGATTATGATAAGATTTTGACCAATATGGTTATGTTTTTTGGAACAGTACCAACAATTCCAAATGCAATCAAAGGAATTAAAGAACCAGATACTGTTCAATTTAAAGGTGGATTTGATAAAATGAGTAGAATGCTCAACAGTATTGGGGAGGAATACAAAAACGACTCTTTTATACAAGTAGCTGATATTTTTGATAAAACTGCTATTATAATTGAGAAAATATCCAATATTATAATAGATTACTTAACTCAAACATGTGATGATACAGGACAACTTCCGTTATTGTTCTCTGAGGTCTTAGAGCATATGAAAACAGGATATTTAATCTTGGATGTATAAAAAATATATTGTTGACCCTAACATTACGTAATAGTGTAATATGAAAATATAGCTTGAATATATTAGTAGGTATTGATGGCTGTAAAATTAAAATTTGAGGTGTGGATATGAGAACAGTGAAACAAGTTTCTGATTTAACTGGAATAAGTGTGAGGGCATTACATTATTATGATGAAATAGGTCTTTTAAAACCAAATAAAATTACAGATGCAGGATATAGACTTTATGATGATGAATCTATTAAAACTCTTCAACAAATTTTATTTTTTAAGGAGATTGATATTCCTTTAAGAGAGGTTAAGGAAATAATGTCAAGCCAATATTTTGATAAGGTTGAAGCTCTAAAAAATCAAAAAAAATTACTTATTTTAAAACGAAAGAGACTGGATGAATTGATAGAGCTTATAAATCAAACTCTAAGAGGAGAAGGAAATATTGATTTTAAAGAGTTTGATATGAGCGAGTATTTTGATGTTTTAGAAGAATTTAAAAGAGAGCATAGGAATAAGGTAATTAAAATTTATGGTAGTGTAGAAAAATACAATGAATATATAGAAAGAGTTAAGTCTAATGAAGAGAAAATTGCTAAAATGGCTATAAAACAATATGGAACTATTGAGAAGTTTGCCCAAGCTATAAAAACAAATTTTAGCAGTGATATATTGAATTTAGGAGAAAAATTTGATAGATATAAAAATGATTGTTTAAAAGAAAAACATCCAAAATTAAAAGAATTATATAGAAAGCTTGTAGAAGATTTAAGTAGGAATCATTCTTCAACAGACCTTCAAGAAATAGCAAAAGAGATAACAGATATATCTAAAAAAGATTATGAAATTTTCTCTATGGATACTGGTGATGACAACTGGTATTATATGGTTCAAAATTATCTAGTAAATCCTATGTGGATAGAAGAAGTAGATAAAAAGTATGGAAGTGGAGCAGGTAAGTTTATTGGACAAGTACTAAAGACTTATCTAAGAGATAGAAAACCAAAGATAAATACATTGTATGAAAAACTTGTAGAAGATTTGAGTAGAGATTGTTCTTCAAGGGAAGTTCAAAGCATTGTTGAAGAAATAGACAATGAAATGAAAAGAAGTAATGAATTTTATAAAATAGACAATGGTGAAAGATACTTTGATTATATGTCAGAGCTTTATTTACAAGATTCTAACTATATAAAAGTAACTGATAAGAATTATGGTGATGGTGCATCTAAGTTTATTGGAGAAGCTTTTAAGATTTATTTTGATAATAATAATTGTTGAAAATTTGGAAGTAAAAAATATGTAAGTTTTATAAAAGCACAAAAATAAGGATGTAGATTAGCTCCATCTATATCCTTATTTAAAGTTATTAAAATATATAGTTTACATCAAACTTAACACTTTCAATAATATTTCCCAAATATGTTTTTATACTTTCAACTTCTTCTAAAGATTTTAATTTATTTTCAGTATAAATTGCTTTGTCCAGAATATTAAACCTTAATCCTATTTCATCAAAGTACTCATGATTTAAAACTTTGTACCAATGGTTTTTTTCTTTATTCCAACTCGTAGATATTGAATCAGCTTCTTTTTGAGCTTTTTCCCAATCTTCATTTTCTATAGATTTTTCTAAAACAGATATATTGTCTTTATATCCTTCTGTAAAATCATATAGTTTATTGTTAACGTAAAATCCAAATAATACAAATAAGATAGTCCATAGTATAACAAATGTTGTAGATTTCAATATTAATCACCCTTTTTATTTTGAATAAATATTTTGTCATTTTCATCTAAAACACAAATAAGAACATCTTTAAAAGTTTCTATGTGATTAGATTTTAAAATACCCATTAACCAGTTAGTATCTTTTTGAGCTATGTCTAGATTTTTATTTATTATTCTACCATCCAGTATAAGTGGGATAGGTAAATGATTAAAAGCTCTTGGAGGAGTACTATTGTAGCTTGATGCTGGTACAACACTTAGATTACCATCAGTCTCCAAAATAGCATATTGTACATCTTTTAGGTTAAAGTATCCTTGAATCCTAAGTTGTTCTAATAATTCATCTATACTAATTCTTTCTTTTTTAAGCTCTTTATATACAATTTTTCCTTTATCTATTAATACAGAAGGTTTACCTGATAAAAATGAACTTAATTTTCTGCTTTTTAATGATAAGAATGAAATTAGAGTCTGCATGATTACAAGTCCAGATATTGCTGCAACACCATTTATGATTGGTATATTATTATTTTCCATTGGGACAGATGCAACTTCTGCAATTAATAGTGTTATAACTAAATCAAAACAGTTCATTTCAGCTATTTCACCTTTTCCCATGACTCTAAGTGCAATTAGCACTGTTATGTATAATATAATACTTCTTATTAATACTACTGTCATATCTATCAATTACTCCTTTAAAAAATATTTACACTTAGTTAGTATATCCTATATAAAAAATTTAATTCAAAGTATAAAAAACCTTAAATAATTGGATTCAACTATTTAAGGTTTTTTTGATAATTTTAATATTAAATTTTTTATGGATTTTCTGTTACTTTTATTTATTTTAATAACAGATTCAACAAAACTCTTTTTATCTCCTAATTTTAAGATAAAATCAGGATATTCTTCAAATTCATTGAGTTTTATTAATTTGAAAGAAGAAGATAGATTTTTAAAGTTAATAATTTTAGAGTTATTCACTAATACACTTCTTTTTTTAAAATAAATTTCTTTTTTACTTATATTTAGTATAGTTAATATTTGTTTAAGATATATTATTATATCTTCTGGAGTTCTATCAAATTTGAGTTCAAAATTTTCATCTTCAAAGTAGGGAATATAATATAAAGGTGTTTTGAGAGCAGGTAATTTATTATATAATTCTTCAAGAATATCGATATTTTTAGGGGAGTTAAAGAAAAAGCATTTACACACATTCATTAAATCCACAGCATCTGAAAGTGAGTTATGTTTAATATCTCCTTCTACAGAAAAAATTTTTTTCATATTCAGTAAAGATATTTGCTTAGATAAGATTCTATTATTGTATGTAATATGTTGAGATATAAAAGGTTGAATGTCAATCATCATATTAAATAACTCTAAGCATTTACCTGTATATTTATATACTCTAAATGAAGTTAGAAGGCCAGTTATATCAAAATCACCCCAATTATATATTGTAACATCATCAAATTTACAAAACCATTTATAAAAATCATCCATAACATATAAAAGATTAGGAGCATTATTGATATCTAGTTGGTTCAATTTGGTTAAATTTTTACATTTATTTGAAAGTATTTTATTGTATTTTGGCTTAACTAAAGAGTAATAATTATCTATTGTATTAAATTCGTTATCAACTAAAACTCCACCAATAGAAATTAATTCCGCACCATTATATTCTTTTGGTTTATTTTTATTATCATCTAGTATATTAAATTCAAAGTCTATAAATAACTTGTATTTCATAAATCTAAAGCACATCCTCAGGTAAATTATTTATTGAGCCTAAGCATCATAAGAATCAATAGATATAATGACTCTAAACATCAAAGGTTCATTACAACTTTTATTTATTTCATAATTTAATTCAAATAAATCTTTTAAGATATAATTTATAAGTATTCTTTCCCAACCCATTTTTAAATTAACTTTAGAGTCTATTAATATATTTTCTATCTTTTTAAATATTTCTATATTTGCTGGTATTATACTGAGCTCAATATTACTTTTAAACGGGTTAGACTGTAAATCTGTTATAAGTATATTTTTTAATTCCTCTGTAAGTTCAGAAATTAAACTATCACCTATGTATTTTTTTATGATTTCCTCTCTAATTTCTTTTAAATTTAGCAATATTAGTACCTGCTACTTACATAGTAGCTTTTCCTTTCCTTTTAATACTATTATTCATTTTTGAATCTTATTTAGATATATTTTAAGATTAAAAGTCTTTAGCTATATAATTTTTTACCCATTTTTAACTTATATTAACATATTACAGGCTTATATCTCCACCCTGCTTACATTGAGGATGGAGTATATTGCCTATTTTGATAAAAATGATAGGTTGTTATTTGCCTATTCCTTTTTCTGATAATTTTTCTAACATATCTTTGGTCATTTTATCTAAATCATAACTAAACTTAAAGTTCCATTCTTTTACTGCACTACTACTGTCTAGAGAGTTAGGCCAAGAATCAGCTATACTTTGTCTTACAGGGTCTACATCATATTCTATCACAAAATCAGGAATATATTTTTTTATAGAATCAGCTATTTCTTCAGGAGAAAAGCTCATAGCAGTAATATTAAAAGCATTTCTATGGATGAGTTTATCAGCTGGAGCTTCGATTAAATCCACTATTGATTGAAGTGCATCAGGCATATACATCATATCCATTTTTGTACCTTCTGCTATATAAGATTTATATCTCTTATTTTTTAATGCCTCATAATATATATCAACTGCATAATCTGTAGTTCCTCCACCAGGAGGCGTAACATAAGAAATAAGACCTGGAAATCTAACACCTCTAGTGTCTACTCCAAATTTTGAGTGATAATAATCACATAGTAATTCTCCAGAAACTTTAGTCACACCATACATAGTATTAGGTCTTTGTAATGTATCTTGAGGAGTCATATTTTTTGGAGAATTTTCACCAAAAGCAGCAATTGAACTAGGTGTAAAAAATTTACAATCCAATTCTTTGGCTATTTCAAGACCATTTATTAATCCATTCATATTTAAGTTCCAAGCTTCTAGAGGTTTACTTTCAGCAACTGCAGAAAGTAAAGATGCTAGATGAATTATAGTATCTACATCATATTTTTTTGCAATTTCAAAAAAACGATTCTTATCTGTAACATCTAATATCTCAAATATACCAGATTCACATACTGGATTACCTTCTTTTACTCTCCTTGAACTAGCGATTACATTTTGTTCTCCATACTCATTTCTAAGCTTTATTGTTAATTCTGAACCTATTTGTCCTAATGCACCTGTTATAAGTATTTTTTTCAATTTCACAACCTCCTAAGGGTTTAATTTATGTAGTACTACTTATTTTTATTTTAGCAAATCTTTTGTTTAAATACAAAGAATTAAAGATAATAATATACGACTTAATTGAATGAAGTGCAGTAAGTGCCTAAAAATTTAAAGCTAATATATAATGGTCTATTGTATAACAATAAAAGAGTAGATTAAATTATTATATATAGATTGTGTGACTAAGTCACAGAAAATAGAGTTAATTTAATATATAATAAAAGCATATCAAGTAAAGCTTTAAATTAAAGTAACTTTATATAAAAAGTAATATAAATTGATAAAATTATAAATTTATTTATAGTGAATATAGGTTGGATTTTATAGATACAAAAATAGTATATATGATATGTAGACCATTAGCATGTTTAAAGTAGCAAAACATATAAAATAAAATTTGAAAGGAAGTATAAAAATGACAAGACCATCAATATATCATAGCCAAGGATACACTTGTGCAGAGGCATTAATAAAGTCTTATAATGAGGAACACAACACAGATATACCAATCTCAATAGGAAGTGGTATGGGGGTTGGAATGAATGTTGGAAGTGTTTGTGGAGCTGTAAATGCTGCTGTTGTTATAATAGGGTATTTAAATGGGCGAAATAGTAATTTAGATGAAAATATAGCAAGGAAGTATTCAAGAGAGCTATTGAATAGAGTAAGAAATAAATACAGCTCAGAAATATGTGTATCTCTTAAAAAAAATAAAGTAACTTGTGAAGAAATAATAAATTTCACATATGATGCTCTAAATGATATGCTAAAAAATCAAAAATAATTCTAAGAAACAAGTATTTTACATTCGATAGAATACTTGTTTTTTTATGATATTTTTAATAAGTATTAGTTTATTATAATTTTTAAATCAATTTTATTATATTTTAATTGAAACAATCTACTTTGAAAATTACTAACTGACAAAAGAATATGATTATAGTATAGAAAAAATGTAAATTATTTAATATTAAGTGAGAGTATATGTTTACCTATATAAAATCGTATAAATTAATGGCTAAATTTATAAATTATAAAGAAATATATAGGAAAACAAAAGAATTAATTAGTATAATATAAAGTTAAAAAGTTAAAATTTATATAATTTATTTATAAAGTAAAGAAAAAATAGAAATTTGTAATAAAATAAAAAGTTTATGACATAATATGGTATAATTAGTAAAAATATAGAGATTGGAGGAATTGCTTTGTTTATAGATGAAGAATTAGAAGGTTATATATTAACATGTAAAATATCTGAAGACTTTAAAAATATACCTGAATATAGTGATGAAGAGTTTTATGTTACAGTCTATAAAGATGAAAGTTCTGACTCTGGGTACTATGCTTTATTAGAAAATAAAGAAGAAAGAGTTGTATGGGATGGAGAAGTTGTTGCCAATAATATTTTTAATAACCTTTGGATTGTAGTAAATAAGGTTAAAACTGGATAATAGTCTAATTATATAGTATTTGTAATATTTTAAATGAATTTTTACATATTTGAGATGAGTAAATAACAAAGATTATTCGATACTGGAGGAGTAATTCAATGGAATATAGTTATAGTAAGATGAACTTAAAAAAAGGGGATATTGTAGAGGTAAATTTAGAGAAACAAGCCAATGTAATATTGTTAGACCATATAAATTATGTGAAATTTAAAAATCAAAGAAATTATGATTACTATGGTGGATTTGCAAAGAAAAATCCATGTAGAATGAGAGTTCCTAATACTGGAACATGGTATCTAGTAGTAAATCAAGATGGAAATAGTGGAATAGTAAACTTTTCAATCAATACAATTCAAAATTAATTTTAGAATATTGGATATTCTTACTTTTTGTACTTTTTATATAGTTAAAATAAAATTAATAAGCAATTATTATAAAATAATGTGGGTGCCTCAAAATGAATTTTATAATTCACGAGACACTCTTTTTTATATGAACTCAAATATACTTTATCATTTCAACAATGAAAAAGAGGCGTATCTGTGTTTTGAGATAGCCTCATTTATCATATATCATATATAGAATTTTAATTATTCTTAACTAAAATTTTTTCCATAGGTTATCTGTACAATTAAAATATTTATTGTTAGCATACAGCTCCACCTGTAAGGTGTAAAAGAGCCTCTAGTATCTCTTCTTTTCTTTCCAAAACTTCATCTGATAAAAGCATTTCTAT from Clostridioides difficile ATCC 9689 = DSM 1296 includes the following:
- the walK gene encoding cell wall metabolism sensor histidine kinase WalK, whose translation is MLHFEGLRKKVIKNYFIIIIIMVTLFEGLFMFYIQNYYYDSVKQLLESEIKYADEYNAITMETTSFEKKVKNIFDKQPLTKNSEFGISIIDKDKNIILDQYGFKSKEKANYEDVNNALKDIKTKNLTPYTYRIPDTGEHVMSISLPLKVNNIIEGVVRYTVSLDAIDNAILKQATWLILAGIFILIIAILISLKFAETLIKPLRELKKFANELAVGNYNIKLEKMKIVDDEIGDLAQTFEHMAHEIDKSEKLKEEFISSVSHELRTPLTSIKGWSETLGYESITREELDLGLGIIQDETERLIKLVEELLDFSRLSSDRIKLHVDIVDVEGLIVGVVNQLKVKAAEKDISLLFEFENEFIENIQGDKNRLRQVLINLIQNSFKFTSQGGYIKVVASQDEEITTISVEDNGSGIEKQNLNKVLDKFFQEDYNKAGSGLGLAISNEIVKLHGGRMKIESEKNVGTKITFNIKNKFAKQA
- the truA gene encoding tRNA pseudouridine(38-40) synthase TruA produces the protein MRNIKMIVAYDGSRYKGYQKLGDNNMTIQEKLENVLSKMTNETVEIIGSGRTDMGAHARGQVVNFRTNCMDSLDKIQKYLYQYLPEDIVVKTVEEVDERFHSRYNVKSKTYMYKIDNNKYHNPFIRKYATHVSKKLDLDRMRKASEYLVGEHDFTSFASSKSKKKSNVREIYSINIKEDDNVIEIYVEGNGFLYNMVRIIVGALIDVGLKRRAPQDIKYMLESKDRCQSSDTAPAKGLCLWKVTY
- a CDS encoding argininosuccinate synthase yields the protein MKEKVVLAYSGGLDTSIIIPWLKENYEDIDVIAVCGNVGQEDKMEDVYEKALQSGASKAYVDDISEEFVTETIFKAVKAEAKYEGKYLLGTSLARPIIAKKLVEVAHKEGAKYICHGCTGKGNDQVRFEATIAALDPTIKVIAPWRIWNIKSREDAIDYAEKHNIKVTATKAKIYSVDANLWHVSTEGGDIEHLENEHKKDVYKQCVDPEDACDVAEYVEVYFEKGVPKKVNGEELSPVALIHKLNELGCKHGIGVIDIVENRLVGMKSRGIYETPGGTILYEAHNILESATLDKDTLHFKQMVSYKYGELIYNGLWYCKLRESIDAFMEQTQDNVTGTVKVKLYKGNIKPAGIFTENALYDEGISSFGNSELYDHKDAEGFINLFTLPLKIRAMKAGK
- a CDS encoding BtrH N-terminal domain-containing protein, encoding MRKIIEIKHHSHDYECMWNGIEDLYINKTGECLPNDFFFLLSGFGSFCYMKTNKADLKRMVALGDGRTKQMYKFLAPIVGFEYKHHEFKKYEQALKKAKSEIDDGYPVILGALDMYYLPYYKKLYHKEHIPFHYILMVGYDDEGIYLYDCGRTELLHLSYDKLRESMN
- a CDS encoding MerR family transcriptional regulator; this encodes MRTVKQVSDLTGISVRALHYYDEIGLLKPNKITDAGYRLYDDESIKTLQQILFFKEIDIPLREVKEIMSSQYFDKVEALKNQKKLLILKRKRLDELIELINQTLRGEGNIDFKEFDMSEYFDVLEEFKREHRNKVIKIYGSVEKYNEYIERVKSNEEKIAKMAIKQYGTIEKFAQAIKTNFSSDILNLGEKFDRYKNDCLKEKHPKLKELYRKLVEDLSRNHSSTDLQEIAKEITDISKKDYEIFSMDTGDDNWYYMVQNYLVNPMWIEEVDKKYGSGAGKFIGQVLKTYLRDRKPKINTLYEKLVEDLSRDCSSREVQSIVEEIDNEMKRSNEFYKIDNGERYFDYMSELYLQDSNYIKVTDKNYGDGASKFIGEAFKIYFDNNNC
- a CDS encoding DUF4363 family protein codes for the protein MKSTTFVILWTILFVLFGFYVNNKLYDFTEGYKDNISVLEKSIENEDWEKAQKEADSISTSWNKEKNHWYKVLNHEYFDEIGLRFNILDKAIYTENKLKSLEEVESIKTYLGNIIESVKFDVNYIF
- a CDS encoding DUF421 domain-containing protein; amino-acid sequence: MTVVLIRSIILYITVLIALRVMGKGEIAEMNCFDLVITLLIAEVASVPMENNNIPIINGVAAISGLVIMQTLISFLSLKSRKLSSFLSGKPSVLIDKGKIVYKELKKERISIDELLEQLRIQGYFNLKDVQYAILETDGNLSVVPASSYNSTPPRAFNHLPIPLILDGRIINKNLDIAQKDTNWLMGILKSNHIETFKDVLICVLDENDKIFIQNKKGD
- a CDS encoding 3'-5' exonuclease, translated to MKYKLFIDFEFNILDDNKNKPKEYNGAELISIGGVLVDNEFNTIDNYYSLVKPKYNKILSNKCKNLTKLNQLDINNAPNLLYVMDDFYKWFCKFDDVTIYNWGDFDITGLLTSFRVYKYTGKCLELFNMMIDIQPFISQHITYNNRILSKQISLLNMKKIFSVEGDIKHNSLSDAVDLMNVCKCFFFNSPKNIDILEELYNKLPALKTPLYYIPYFEDENFELKFDRTPEDIIIYLKQILTILNISKKEIYFKKRSVLVNNSKIINFKNLSSSFKLIKLNEFEEYPDFILKLGDKKSFVESVIKINKSNRKSIKNLILKLSKKP
- a CDS encoding L-threonine 3-dehydrogenase, giving the protein MKKILITGALGQIGSELTIKLRNEYGEQNVIASSRRVKEGNPVCESGIFEILDVTDKNRFFEIAKKYDVDTIIHLASLLSAVAESKPLEAWNLNMNGLINGLEIAKELDCKFFTPSSIAAFGENSPKNMTPQDTLQRPNTMYGVTKVSGELLCDYYHSKFGVDTRGVRFPGLISYVTPPGGGTTDYAVDIYYEALKNKRYKSYIAEGTKMDMMYMPDALQSIVDLIEAPADKLIHRNAFNITAMSFSPEEIADSIKKYIPDFVIEYDVDPVRQSIADSWPNSLDSSSAVKEWNFKFSYDLDKMTKDMLEKLSEKGIGK
- a CDS encoding C-GCAxxG-C-C family (seleno)protein, with translation MTRPSIYHSQGYTCAEALIKSYNEEHNTDIPISIGSGMGVGMNVGSVCGAVNAAVVIIGYLNGRNSNLDENIARKYSRELLNRVRNKYSSEICVSLKKNKVTCEEIINFTYDALNDMLKNQK
- a CDS encoding DUF1883 domain-containing protein; the protein is MEYSYSKMNLKKGDIVEVNLEKQANVILLDHINYVKFKNQRNYDYYGGFAKKNPCRMRVPNTGTWYLVVNQDGNSGIVNFSINTIQN